A genomic window from Lotus japonicus ecotype B-129 chromosome 1, LjGifu_v1.2 includes:
- the LOC130729028 gene encoding putative E3 ubiquitin-protein ligase LIN-2 isoform X1 yields the protein MFQTKTNNNKISEELLAKEGFKGSRRVTKARSSFHHGASSEPLHSLEDRLCVSGDRIKTHRTKSNDSLHQFRSRLSKSDTHSAKNQRPRDNDFTGDKNDEPLKNETEKKSSRDSNAGKRFDKKSSEDKSRYGVSGKEDGRFDDVYSNRVSNAKRGNEEYFNELVEKEKIGKMHSRSSSIHMLRLSSAIRTQDSNTRSNSKGFEDSRSKNGHLAMKADSNLPLDEVAVQAVVSILNGYINSFQKDEDFRTTLRHNCFSSLNFIELGEENNSETKVIRSLEQAIETIEKSAEEPISATYLKRATMQLSIITGLSLNDLKYACTCGIPNYKLSACAHLYLSVVYMTQRKNKVSAKHLLQVFCDSPLQARTILLPELWEHLFAPQFSHLKAWFNKEAGILVDTPSKTRKLRLLQKVYNEHLDSGTHIFAVYYKDWLTEGVESPTIPSICIPSISSSGSQQGSSLGNSSESSSSTEPFSPQPMVSKKLYESVFASSSRPEACEVGDNQDEDSLENCVRGSYGSTIVKQTLIYESETVRFTDQETEDFTQSGAPTDALHPLNKESSTSEGSYFPSIPQEFICPLTGNIFEEPVTLETGQTFEREAMKAWFENGNRTCPITRNTLECVAMPLTNLILKRLIDDWKSERFNLLLDFASQTVEISEMLRLKKKDEAAVFKLEGLLSSLKEEDKSTYAKHLISIGVLSFLFRRFELGNMEEKSHVIALLLNFIRADSSCIYQIARSVNRKCLLELLHSKVTPITNAILLLTELVSMKRRTDVTSFISGLVGEDVFSTMHVLLTYLENPSLLEKPLIAVLLLHFGLLVEPDRFSIYREVAVNAIAVALDASLNDEKARKKCCRALLILCGHFSSEGKTTTKTSILKHAGYNNDDSELKPPRHKEEGQQSYVTISSEDDEERGEELLMNLLESLIGDGESPFLKTISRCLDSRHLDLVRTCLITVTWLSSSLSTLFHAGFHLRAFLAISSQLKRILENGEIELKILSSVSLLNFSKISECRMILKTMAEDIAPLLCGLVDVTWTAKQLHAIVSRENL from the exons ATGTTTCAAACCAagaccaacaacaacaaaatctcAG AGGAGCTTCTTGCAAAGGAAGGGTTCAAAGGAAGCAGAAGAGTCACAAAGGCTCGATCTTCCTTCCACCATGGTGCTTCAAGTGAGCCACTCCACTCTTTGGAAGATAGACTTTGTGTATCAGGTGATAGAATTAAAACACACAGAACAAAGTCCAATGACTCACTACATCAGTTTAGAAGTAGATTGTCAAAAAGTGATACTCACTCTGCTAAGAACCAGAGGCCAAGAGATAATGATTTTACAGGAGACAAAAATGATGAACCGTTGAAGAACGAGACTGAGAAGAAATCTTCAAGGGACTCAAACGCAGGCAAAAGATTTGATAAAAAATCATCAGAAGACAAGTCAAGGTATGGGGTGAGTGGGAAAGAAGATGGTAGATTTGATGATGTTTATTCAAACCGAGTGTCTAATGCAAAAAGAGGCAATGAAGAATATTTCAATGAACTTGTGGAAAAGGAAAAGATAGGCAAGATGCATAGCAGAAGTTCTAGTATACATATGCTTAGACTCTCGAGTGCAATTAGAACACAAGACTCGAACACGAGATCTAATAGCAAAGGCTTTGAAGATAGCAGGAGTAAAAATGGCCATCTTGCTATGAAAGCAGATTCTAATCTTCCTCTTGATGAAGTTGCTGTCCAAGCAGTAGTTTCCATTCTAAATGGATATATAAATAGTTTTCAAAAGGATGAAGATTTTCGGACTACTTTGCGCCACAACTGTTTCTCCTCCTTGAATTTTATTGAACTGGGTGAAGAGAACAATAGTGAGACCAAAGTCATTAGAAGTCTTGAGCAAGCAATTGAAACCATAGAAAAATCTGCTGAGGAACCTATTTCTGCCACATATCTGAAAAGAGCCACCATGCAGCTTAGCATTATTACAGGTTTGAGTTTAAATGATTTAAAGTATGCATGTACATGTGGGATCCCAAATTATAAGTTGTCAGCTTGTGCTCATCTTTATCTCAGTGTGGTGTATATGAcacaaagaaaaaacaaagtGTCAGCAAAGCATCTCTTGCAAGTGTTTTGTGATTCACCTTTGCAGGCAAGGACAATTTTGTTGCCTGAACTGTGGGAGCATCTATTTGCTCCACAGTTTTCCCATTTGAAGGCATGGTTTAATAAAGAAGCTGGAATTCTAGTAGATACACCAAGCAAAACAAGAAAGCTAAGGCTTCTTCAGAAAGTGTATAATGAACATTTGGATTCTGGAACTCATATATTTGCGGTGTATTACAAAGACTGGCTCACTGAAGGGGTAGAATCTCCAACTATTCCTTCTATTTGCATTCCATCAATATCTTCTAGTGGAAGCCAGCAGGGAAGTTCACTTGGTAATTCTTCAGAGTCGTCTAGCTCTACTGAACCATTCTCACCACAGCCAATGGTCAGCAAGAAACTGtatgaatctgtctttgctagCTCTAGTAGGCCAGAAGCCTGTGAAGTTGGTGATAATCAGGATGAAGATAGCCTAGAAAATTGTGTGAGAGGCTCTTATGGTTCAACTATTGTCAAACAAACATTAATATATGAGTCTGAAACTGTTAGATTTACAGATCAAGAAACTGAAGATTTCACTCAAAGTGGTGCACCAACTGATGCATTACATCCG CTAAATAAGGAAAGTTCTACTTCTGAAG GATCATATTTTCCGAGCATTCCACAGGAATTTATCTGTCCTCTGACTGGAAATATCTTTGAAGAACCCGTCACTCTAGAGACTGGTCAAACCTTTGAAAGAGAAGCCATGAAAGCATGGTTTGAAAATGGAAACAGAACATGCCCGATAACAAGAAATACTTTAGAATGTGTAGCCATGCCATTGACCAACCTTATTTTGAAGCGTTTGATAGATGATTGGAAGTCCGAACGGTTTAATCTCCTTCTGGATTTCGCTTCTCAAACAGTGGAAATTTCGGAGATGCTTAGGTTGAAAAAGAAGGATGAAGCTGCTGTTTTCAAGTTAGAGGGTCTTCTCTCCTCTTTGAAAGAAGAGGATAAATCCACTTATGCAAAGCATCTCATCTCTATAGGTGTTCTTTCATTTCTCTTTAGGAGGTTTGAACTGGGAAATATGGAGGAGAAATCACATGTCATAGCACTCTTGCTAAATTTTATTCGTGCAGACTCTAGTTGCATATATCAGATAGCAAGAAGTGTTAACAGAAAATGTCTTCTAGAGCTTCTTCATAGCAAGGTTACCCCAATAACAAACGCAATACTACTCCTTACTGAACTTGTATCTATGAAGAG GAGAACAGATGTTACTTCATTCATAAGTGGCTTGGTGGGTGAAGATGTATTTAGTACAATGCATGTTCTGCTCACGTATCTCGAGAATCCTTCTCTACTTGAAAAGCCTCTAATTGCTGTCCTTTTGTTACACTTTGGTCTACTG GTTGAGCCTGATAGGTTTAGCATATACAGAGAAGTGGCTGTGAATGCCATTGCAGTGGCACTTGACGCCAGCTTAAACGATGAGAAGGCCCGAAAAAAGTGTTGCAGAGCACTTCTAATCTTATGTGGCCATTTTTCTTCTGAAGGGAAGACAACGACCAAGACTAGCATCTTAAAGCATGCAGGCTATAATAATGATGACTCAGAATTAAAACCTCCTAGACATAAAGAAGAGGGTCAACAATCATATGTAACCATTTCATCA GAAGATGACGAAGAAAGGGGTGAAGAGTTGCTAATGAACTTGTTAGAATCATTAATTGGTGATGGGGAAAGCCCATTTCTAAAGACCATATCAAGATGTTTAGATTCTAGACACCTAGACTTGGTGAGGACATGCCTAATAACTGTTACATGGTTGAGCTCCTCACTATCAACACTATTTCATGCTGGATTTCATCTTCGCGCCTTCTTAGCTATCAGCTCTCAGTTGAAAAGAATCTTGGAAAATGGAGAAATTGAACTCAAGATTCTTTCATCTGTGTCCTTGCTTAACTTCAGTAAAATATCAG
- the LOC130729028 gene encoding putative E3 ubiquitin-protein ligase LIN-2 isoform X2, with the protein MASSLEELLAKEGFKGSRRVTKARSSFHHGASSEPLHSLEDRLCVSGDRIKTHRTKSNDSLHQFRSRLSKSDTHSAKNQRPRDNDFTGDKNDEPLKNETEKKSSRDSNAGKRFDKKSSEDKSRYGVSGKEDGRFDDVYSNRVSNAKRGNEEYFNELVEKEKIGKMHSRSSSIHMLRLSSAIRTQDSNTRSNSKGFEDSRSKNGHLAMKADSNLPLDEVAVQAVVSILNGYINSFQKDEDFRTTLRHNCFSSLNFIELGEENNSETKVIRSLEQAIETIEKSAEEPISATYLKRATMQLSIITGLSLNDLKYACTCGIPNYKLSACAHLYLSVVYMTQRKNKVSAKHLLQVFCDSPLQARTILLPELWEHLFAPQFSHLKAWFNKEAGILVDTPSKTRKLRLLQKVYNEHLDSGTHIFAVYYKDWLTEGVESPTIPSICIPSISSSGSQQGSSLGNSSESSSSTEPFSPQPMVSKKLYESVFASSSRPEACEVGDNQDEDSLENCVRGSYGSTIVKQTLIYESETVRFTDQETEDFTQSGAPTDALHPLNKESSTSEGSYFPSIPQEFICPLTGNIFEEPVTLETGQTFEREAMKAWFENGNRTCPITRNTLECVAMPLTNLILKRLIDDWKSERFNLLLDFASQTVEISEMLRLKKKDEAAVFKLEGLLSSLKEEDKSTYAKHLISIGVLSFLFRRFELGNMEEKSHVIALLLNFIRADSSCIYQIARSVNRKCLLELLHSKVTPITNAILLLTELVSMKRRTDVTSFISGLVGEDVFSTMHVLLTYLENPSLLEKPLIAVLLLHFGLLVEPDRFSIYREVAVNAIAVALDASLNDEKARKKCCRALLILCGHFSSEGKTTTKTSILKHAGYNNDDSELKPPRHKEEGQQSYVTISSEDDEERGEELLMNLLESLIGDGESPFLKTISRCLDSRHLDLVRTCLITVTWLSSSLSTLFHAGFHLRAFLAISSQLKRILENGEIELKILSSVSLLNFSKISECRMILKTMAEDIAPLLCGLVDVTWTAKQLHAIVSRENL; encoded by the exons ATGGCTTCATCTTTAGAGGAGCTTCTTGCAAAGGAAGGGTTCAAAGGAAGCAGAAGAGTCACAAAGGCTCGATCTTCCTTCCACCATGGTGCTTCAAGTGAGCCACTCCACTCTTTGGAAGATAGACTTTGTGTATCAGGTGATAGAATTAAAACACACAGAACAAAGTCCAATGACTCACTACATCAGTTTAGAAGTAGATTGTCAAAAAGTGATACTCACTCTGCTAAGAACCAGAGGCCAAGAGATAATGATTTTACAGGAGACAAAAATGATGAACCGTTGAAGAACGAGACTGAGAAGAAATCTTCAAGGGACTCAAACGCAGGCAAAAGATTTGATAAAAAATCATCAGAAGACAAGTCAAGGTATGGGGTGAGTGGGAAAGAAGATGGTAGATTTGATGATGTTTATTCAAACCGAGTGTCTAATGCAAAAAGAGGCAATGAAGAATATTTCAATGAACTTGTGGAAAAGGAAAAGATAGGCAAGATGCATAGCAGAAGTTCTAGTATACATATGCTTAGACTCTCGAGTGCAATTAGAACACAAGACTCGAACACGAGATCTAATAGCAAAGGCTTTGAAGATAGCAGGAGTAAAAATGGCCATCTTGCTATGAAAGCAGATTCTAATCTTCCTCTTGATGAAGTTGCTGTCCAAGCAGTAGTTTCCATTCTAAATGGATATATAAATAGTTTTCAAAAGGATGAAGATTTTCGGACTACTTTGCGCCACAACTGTTTCTCCTCCTTGAATTTTATTGAACTGGGTGAAGAGAACAATAGTGAGACCAAAGTCATTAGAAGTCTTGAGCAAGCAATTGAAACCATAGAAAAATCTGCTGAGGAACCTATTTCTGCCACATATCTGAAAAGAGCCACCATGCAGCTTAGCATTATTACAGGTTTGAGTTTAAATGATTTAAAGTATGCATGTACATGTGGGATCCCAAATTATAAGTTGTCAGCTTGTGCTCATCTTTATCTCAGTGTGGTGTATATGAcacaaagaaaaaacaaagtGTCAGCAAAGCATCTCTTGCAAGTGTTTTGTGATTCACCTTTGCAGGCAAGGACAATTTTGTTGCCTGAACTGTGGGAGCATCTATTTGCTCCACAGTTTTCCCATTTGAAGGCATGGTTTAATAAAGAAGCTGGAATTCTAGTAGATACACCAAGCAAAACAAGAAAGCTAAGGCTTCTTCAGAAAGTGTATAATGAACATTTGGATTCTGGAACTCATATATTTGCGGTGTATTACAAAGACTGGCTCACTGAAGGGGTAGAATCTCCAACTATTCCTTCTATTTGCATTCCATCAATATCTTCTAGTGGAAGCCAGCAGGGAAGTTCACTTGGTAATTCTTCAGAGTCGTCTAGCTCTACTGAACCATTCTCACCACAGCCAATGGTCAGCAAGAAACTGtatgaatctgtctttgctagCTCTAGTAGGCCAGAAGCCTGTGAAGTTGGTGATAATCAGGATGAAGATAGCCTAGAAAATTGTGTGAGAGGCTCTTATGGTTCAACTATTGTCAAACAAACATTAATATATGAGTCTGAAACTGTTAGATTTACAGATCAAGAAACTGAAGATTTCACTCAAAGTGGTGCACCAACTGATGCATTACATCCG CTAAATAAGGAAAGTTCTACTTCTGAAG GATCATATTTTCCGAGCATTCCACAGGAATTTATCTGTCCTCTGACTGGAAATATCTTTGAAGAACCCGTCACTCTAGAGACTGGTCAAACCTTTGAAAGAGAAGCCATGAAAGCATGGTTTGAAAATGGAAACAGAACATGCCCGATAACAAGAAATACTTTAGAATGTGTAGCCATGCCATTGACCAACCTTATTTTGAAGCGTTTGATAGATGATTGGAAGTCCGAACGGTTTAATCTCCTTCTGGATTTCGCTTCTCAAACAGTGGAAATTTCGGAGATGCTTAGGTTGAAAAAGAAGGATGAAGCTGCTGTTTTCAAGTTAGAGGGTCTTCTCTCCTCTTTGAAAGAAGAGGATAAATCCACTTATGCAAAGCATCTCATCTCTATAGGTGTTCTTTCATTTCTCTTTAGGAGGTTTGAACTGGGAAATATGGAGGAGAAATCACATGTCATAGCACTCTTGCTAAATTTTATTCGTGCAGACTCTAGTTGCATATATCAGATAGCAAGAAGTGTTAACAGAAAATGTCTTCTAGAGCTTCTTCATAGCAAGGTTACCCCAATAACAAACGCAATACTACTCCTTACTGAACTTGTATCTATGAAGAG GAGAACAGATGTTACTTCATTCATAAGTGGCTTGGTGGGTGAAGATGTATTTAGTACAATGCATGTTCTGCTCACGTATCTCGAGAATCCTTCTCTACTTGAAAAGCCTCTAATTGCTGTCCTTTTGTTACACTTTGGTCTACTG GTTGAGCCTGATAGGTTTAGCATATACAGAGAAGTGGCTGTGAATGCCATTGCAGTGGCACTTGACGCCAGCTTAAACGATGAGAAGGCCCGAAAAAAGTGTTGCAGAGCACTTCTAATCTTATGTGGCCATTTTTCTTCTGAAGGGAAGACAACGACCAAGACTAGCATCTTAAAGCATGCAGGCTATAATAATGATGACTCAGAATTAAAACCTCCTAGACATAAAGAAGAGGGTCAACAATCATATGTAACCATTTCATCA GAAGATGACGAAGAAAGGGGTGAAGAGTTGCTAATGAACTTGTTAGAATCATTAATTGGTGATGGGGAAAGCCCATTTCTAAAGACCATATCAAGATGTTTAGATTCTAGACACCTAGACTTGGTGAGGACATGCCTAATAACTGTTACATGGTTGAGCTCCTCACTATCAACACTATTTCATGCTGGATTTCATCTTCGCGCCTTCTTAGCTATCAGCTCTCAGTTGAAAAGAATCTTGGAAAATGGAGAAATTGAACTCAAGATTCTTTCATCTGTGTCCTTGCTTAACTTCAGTAAAATATCAG